The following coding sequences lie in one Saccopteryx bilineata isolate mSacBil1 chromosome X, mSacBil1_pri_phased_curated, whole genome shotgun sequence genomic window:
- the LOC136317827 gene encoding melanoma-associated antigen B2-like, with the protein MPRGQKSKLRAREKRRQNKAEAQGLERVQAAAGEEEEAACSSSSVLGEASSSPTGAVSLQVSPSAPDTTGATAGVSCKRSGKAKGRVQRSKNAPQASTSTESCAPDLLTEKATLLVEYLLSQYQLKKPIRKAEMLKVVHKWYKKDFPEILKRAIRHMDLIYGLELKEDKPNGNFYSLVEPPGAGSLNKFWRFPIKGILMPLLGLIFLNGNYASEAEIWEFLNIMGVYEGQYHFVFGEPRKLIMQDLVKEEYLLYLQVPYSDPPCYEFFWGPRAEAEITKMKVLEFLAKFNDSIITQFPLLYEEALQEEQERAQTRAQAASTSTAGSPSEASGSSSTASSCVPHPE; encoded by the coding sequence ATGCCTCGTGGTCAGAAGAGTAAGCTCCGTGCTCGCGAGAAACGCCGCCAGAACAAAGCTGAGGCTCAAGGTCTTGAGAGAGTTCAggcggctgcaggagaggaagaagaggctgCTTGCTCCTCCTCTTCTGTTTTGGGGGAAGCCTCCTCCAGCCCCACTGGTGCTGTCTCTCTGCAGGTGTCTCCAAGTGCTCCAGACACCACTGGTGCCACTGCAGGGGTTTCATGCAAAAGATCAGGAAAAGCCAAAGGCCGTGTTCAGAGAAGTAAAAATGCCCCCCAGGCCTCAACTTCCACTGAGAGCTGTGCCCCAGATCTTCTAACTGAGAAGGCAACTCTGCTGGTAGAGTACCTGCTAAGTCAGTATCAACTGAAGAAGCCCATTAGAAAGGCAGAAATGCTGAAGGTAGTCCACAAATGGTACAAGAAGGACTTTCCTGAGATCCTCAAGAGAGCCATTAGGCACATGGATCTGATCTATGGCCTAGAATTGAAAGAAGACAAGCCCAATGGTAACTTCTACAGCCTTGTTGAACCTCCAGGTGCTGGCAGTCTTAACAAGTTCTGGAGATTTCCTATAAAAGGTATTCTGATGCCTCTGCTGGGTTTGATCTTCTTGAATGGCAACTATGCCTCTGAGGCGGAGATCTGGGAATTCCTGAATATTATGGGCGTCTATGAGGGACAGTATCACTTCGTCTTTGGGGAACCCAGGAAGCTTATCATGCAAGATTTGGTGAAGGAAGAATATCTACTGTACCTTCAAGTGCCCTACAGTGATCCTCCATGTTATGAGTTCTTCTGGGGGCCAAGAGCAGAAGCTGAGATCACCAAGATGAAAGTCCTGGAGTTTTTGGCCAAGTTCAATGATTCTATCATCACTCAATTTCCACTCCTATATGAAGAGGCTTTGCAAGAGGAGCAAGAGAGAGCTCAAACCAGAGCCCAAGCTGCATCCACATCCACGGCTGGCTCTCCTTCCGAGGCCAGTGGGAGCTCCAGTACCGCATCTAGCTGCGTCCCGCACCCTGAGTGA